The window TAATATGCCGAAGTCCGAGCAGACGAAGACGACCTCAATGGGCCGACTCATCGACTGACCTCAGTACAAGCAGAATCCTGAAAAGATCGGAGAAATGATATCAGAAGAGATCCCGTGGCTTCACGACCAAATCAGGAATGACACCTCCCATATGTCAGAACTACCGCTGCATCGTCATCTCGCCATGAAGAAGGCCCACCTCGATCAAGAACAGGGACTCACCggaatgagagaggtatgccccctttACTATCCGCTAACAATTTTTGCGTGTCACTTACAGAGATCGTCTACGCCTTGGAGAAGCTTTGACCAAAGGtaaagtggccacaaaagatgaggtcagacCAGAATATTAGAAAATCAGACGCCCTCTCCGAGTTCCATCAAGAGCGAGGACACAAAATCAAAGACTGCATCGCCCTAAGACAGGAGGTCGTAAACATGTTGCGACaaggacacctcaaagaattgCTGAGCGATTGGGGAATGACCAACTTTTCCAGGGGGCGCGAACAATATCAAGGGCTGCCGAAGCCACCCTCGCCAGCCCgcaccatccacatgatcatcggtggtggGGACGAGACTTCCATCAACAACGTGAAGTTCACCACAACCCAAGAGATCAAACGGTCAATCACCTATGAACACtatgatgaactcgaagaaagtatcatcttcgataaatCAGATAACAACGGTTTGgatttccctcactatgatgctctcattatcactttacgaattttagatacCAATGTAAGATGGATTATGGTAGACAATGGGAGCGGCGCGTGTATTATCCATACTCGAGTACTCGCTCAAATGAAACTCAAAGACAAGGTAGTGCCATGCTACATCACAATAACATgctttaacaatgcagttgagcgaaCATCTAGTGAGATCACACTCCTTGTCCTGGTGGGTGACGTCACTCTGGAGActacattccacatcatggaccaggacaCGGATACAACGCCatagaccatggatacacaccatgagagCTATACCCTCCCAGCTTATACCAAGTCATCAAATACCCAATTCCATAGGGCATATTCAGTATACGAGGGGAGCAGCGCACATCCCAGGAATGTTACCCGCATCACCCTAGACTGTACGGCCATCCAACAAAcaaaggataaagaaaaagaggcatagcaatcaacaggGTCGAGGTCGGAATGCGCTAATGGCAAGGACGTCGTCAGAGACCCCGATATGATCGAGGCCACAGAATCGACCATAGAGGACCTTGACCTAATTCAATTGGACAGCAATGACCGCAGCAAAAAAGCTTACATCAGCTGCAAACTTTAGGAACCAGGtaagttttgtaaatttttaacTAATAACGCGGACTTGTTTGCTTTTAGacatgcagatatgccaggtatccTAAAAGAAATCGCCACACACAAATTGAACATCGATCCACTTTACCCTCCAGTGAGGTAAGTTAGACGTAAGTTCAACTCCGCAATTAATGATGCAGTATGCGAAGAAGTGGAATAGGTTTTGGAAAACGGCTCCGTCAGGAAGTCGAAGTATCCCCAATGGGTCACCAACgtagtcatggtgaaaaagaagaacggCAAGTGGCGAATGTGCATAGATTTGACTGGCTTGAACAAAGCTTGCTCCAAGGGTTCATTTCCATCACCTCATATCGACCAACTTATCGATGCAATAGCTGGGCACGAGCTACTAagtttcttggatgcctactAGGGCTATAATCAGATCCTCATGGAGGAAGCGGACCAGGAAAAAACCACCTTTATCACCTACCAGGGgacgtactgctacagggtcatgctcTTTGGATTGAAAAATGCGGGGGCAACTTACCAAAGGTTAGTGAcgaaaatgttcaaagaacaactcaGAAAAATGATGGAAGTCTACATCGACGACATGCTggtcaaatccaaaaggaaatATGATCACATCGACCACTTGAGAGAAGCCTTAGGCATACTCAGACAATACAACATGAAACTGAActccgaaaaatgtgcattcggcgtGGCCTCAGGAAAGTTCTTGGGTTTCCTAGTGTCGCAATGAAGTATCGAGGTCTATCCCgaccaaatcaaggccatcgaagggATACCAGAGCACTTGACAACCAAAAAGCAGGTCTAGAGGCTGACTGGCCATATCGCCGCCCTTTTGAGGTTCATCTCACGATTCTCCGATAGGTGCCACAAGTTTTTCAGCATACTTTAAAAGGAGAACGGACTCCAATGGACCCCTGAGTGCATCCAATccctgaaggagttaaaggtgtACTTGTCCTCGCCACCGTTGCTCTCAAAACCAGAACCAGGACAACCACTCATTATCTATCTCGCCATCTCCGAAGTAGCTGTGAGCGCAGTCTTAGTtcaagaaaataaaggtacgcaatctcccatctattacattagcaagacACTAGTCGATGCCGAGACTAGATGCCCACATCTTGAAAAACTGGCTCTAGCCTTAGTCGTAgtttcacgaaagcttagaccgtatttccaATACCACCCCATATCGGTCATAATGACTTTTCCCTTAAGAAGCATTTTACATAAACCCGAACTATCaggcagattggccaaatgggccatcgaactaagCGAGCACGATATTACATATCGTCCGCAAACGGTGATAAAGTCACCGGTCCTCGTCGATTTTGTCACCGACTTCAGTGCACAAAAAATGCCCGAAGTCAAAAAGGAAGTCATCCACGCTTTTTCCTaaacacaagacctctgggtCTTGTACACTGACGACGCGTCTAAAGAGTCAGGGTATGGGCCGATACTCATACCCGAAGTCCCAACAGGCGAagtgattcgccagtccataaggtgcccggacatgactaacaacaaggccgagtatgaggccgcaATTACATGACTAAGACTAGAACTCAAATACGCGGCGAAGCAGCTAATTTTGCGTTGCAATTCTCAGCTCATGGTC is drawn from Nicotiana tabacum cultivar K326 chromosome 9, ASM71507v2, whole genome shotgun sequence and contains these coding sequences:
- the LOC142164062 gene encoding uncharacterized protein LOC142164062, translated to MRSDQNIRKSDALSEFHQERGHKIKDCIALRQEVVNMLRQGHLKELLSDWGMTNFSRGREQYQGLPKPPSPARTIHMIIGGGDETSINNVKFTTTQEIKRSITYEHYDELEESIIFDKSDNNGLDFPHYDALIITLRILDTNVRWIMVDNGSGACIIHTRVLAQMKLKDKVVPCYITITCFNNAVERTSSEITLLVLVGDVTLETTFHIMDQDTDTTP